Proteins encoded by one window of Conger conger chromosome 1, fConCon1.1, whole genome shotgun sequence:
- the LOC133116237 gene encoding bcl-2-modifying factor-like: MDDDEDDVFQHSLLMWNTPFREIKYEDRGTQTPSPPLGQDDMMLPCGVAHEPRRLFYGNAGFRLHFPARFEHGGDQEEEEEGLGAAERPEDLPAALSAEVQIGQKLQVIGDQFHQDHLHLYRRNQRNRRPAWWRLAIALYTFLFEREGVVRRRQADQRGCVLKFPR, from the exons ATGGACGATGATGAAGACGACGTGTTCCAGCATTCCCTTCTCATGTGGAACACCCCCTTCAGGGAGATAAAGTACGAGGACCGGGGTACACAGACGCCCAGCCCCCCCCTGGGACAGGACGACATGATGCTGCCCTGTGGCGTGGCTCATGAGCCACGGAGATTGTTCTACG GTAACGCAGGCTTTCGGTTGCACTTCCCAGCGCGGTTTGAGCACGGTGGagaccaggaggaggaggaggagggtttaGGGGCAGCAGAACGGCCGGAGGACCTGCCTGCAGCGCTGAGCGCTGAGGTCCAGATCGGCCAGAAGCTCCAGGTGATCGGAGACCAGTTCCACCAAGACCACCTCCATCTG TACCGCAGAAACCAAAGGAACCGGCGACCAGCGTGGTGGCGCCTGGCGATAGCTTTGTACACATTTCTATTCGAGAGGGAGGGTGTCGTTCGACGACGGCAAGCTGACCAGAG GGGTTGTGTTCTGAAGTTTCCCAGGTAA